Proteins from a genomic interval of Rhipicephalus microplus isolate Deutch F79 chromosome 6, USDA_Rmic, whole genome shotgun sequence:
- the LOC142765854 gene encoding uncharacterized protein LOC142765854 — MPALISFFKKAATEDRVLAAEAILEKLSNPSTKLYLKFLGYVLPFFTNLNKEMQSEETRIHLLHEKVSGTLKCILECYIKRDYLEATPLSDVQYKDPAKLLPLEEIYLGAKPTAALSGGTHSLNDDQIHNFRLRCLEFFIEAARQIYLRFPLKSHQLKNLRVLDPKVVIGKTIPSIAPLAVSFPLIVRENEVNELDREWRLLRNMDLSEHAGLTASQFWHAVSQMRRGDGSQEFPLLSAFMKNILCLPHSSAAVERVFSQVNLLKTRQRNRLLTDALCGLLHAKRTLTDSSCYTFQFTPSHLKRMKKEMYGD; from the coding sequence ATGCCGGCCTTGATTTCATTTTTCAAAAAAGCAGCCACTGAGGACCGCGTCCTTGCCGCAGAAGCCATTCTCGAGAAGCTTAGCAACCCGTCGACTAAGCTTTACCTCAAGTTTCTTGGGTACGTGCTGCCTTTTTTTACAAACCTAAACAAAGAAATGCAGTCCGAGGAAACCAGAATCCACTTGCTGCACGAAAAAGTTTCGGGCACGCTAAAATGCATACTCGAATGCTACATCAAGCGGGACTACTTGGAGGCCACGCCGTTGTCCGATGTGCAGTACAAAGACCCTGCCAAGTTACTGCCACTAGAGGAAATATATCTCGGAGCAAAGCCAACTGCAGCGCTATCCGGTGGCACACACAGCCTAAACGATGACCAGATTCACAACTTTAGGCTGCGGTGCTTAGAGTTTTTCATCGAAGCCGCTCGTCAGATATACTTGCGGTTCCCCCTGAAAAGTCACCAGTTGAAGAACCTTCGAGTCCTGGACCCGAAAGTTGTCATAGGAAAGACGATTCCATCAATCGCGCCCCTTGCGGTCTCATTTCCCCTGATCGTGAGGGAAAATGAAGTGAATGAACTGGACAGGGAGTGGCGTCTCCTCCGCAACATGGACCTGAGTGAGCACGCTGGCTTGACTGCGAGCCAGTTTTGGCACGCCGTATCCCAGATGCGAAGAGGCGATGGATCACAAGAGTTTCCCCTGTTGTCAGCGTTTATGAAAAACATTTTGTGCCTACCACACTCCAGCGCTGCGGTCGAACGTGTGTTTTCGCAAGTAAATCTGCTGAAAACAAGGCAAAGAAACAGGTTGTTAACAGACGCGTTGTGCGGCTTGCTGCACGCAAAAAGAACCTTGACGGACAGCTCCTGCTACACCTTCCAGTTCACTCCATCGCATTTGAAGCggatgaagaaagaaatgtatgGTGATTAA